A single window of Candoia aspera isolate rCanAsp1 chromosome 3, rCanAsp1.hap2, whole genome shotgun sequence DNA harbors:
- the LOC134495028 gene encoding alpha-crystallin B chain-like: protein MDIAIHHPWFHRTMAFPSHFLPRLFNQRLGEGLTKTDLMAATLCPYSMSFPNMQMLSVLDSGLSEMKLDKDKFSVLLDVKRISPEELNVKVVGNCTEVHAKHEEHPDEHGYISHEFHHHYMIPKRVDLVVLSSASSPDEVLSITAPNKAPALEWSIPITRQEKLAATRK, encoded by the coding sequence ATGGACATTGCCATCCACCACCCCTGGTTCCACCGGACCATGGCCTTCCCTTCGCATTTCCTGCCTCGCCTTTTCAACCAAAGGCTTGGAGAGGGCCTGACGAAGACCGACCTGATGGCGGCCACTCTCTGCCCTTATTCCATGAGCTTTCCAAACATGCAGATGCTGAGTGTTCTGGACTCGGGTCTGTCGGAGATGAAGCTGGACAAGGATAAGTTCTCTGTCTTGCTGGATGTCAAGCGTATTTCACCAGAGGAGTTAAATGTGAAGGTGGTAGGCAACTGCACTGAAGTACATGCCAAACATGAGGAGCATCCAGATGAACATGGCTACATCTCCCATGAATTCCACCATCACTACATGATCCCCAAGAGGGTTGATCTGGTAGTTCTCTCCTCTGCCTCATCTCCAGATGAGGTGCTGTCCATCACTGCCCCCAATAAAGCCCCCGCATTGGAATGGAGCATTCCCATCACTCGCCAAGAGAAGCTGGCTGCCACTAGAAAATAA